From the genome of Pseudomonas sihuiensis:
GACCTGGGATCAGGCTGACGCACAGTTTCCGCCAAAGCAGACGCGGGGAATATTGAAAAGACGCCGTCTATCCATAACCAAATGGTTATAAAAAAAGCCCTTCGCGGTAGGCTTCGGCCACCTCACGCAGCGCCGCGCAGAACTGCTCGGCGGGCAGCGGCAGGGCCAGAGCACTGTTGCGGCAGATGCCCACCGAGCCACCCGGTTCCTGCACACCCAGCTGCAGCTCGACCAGCTCGCCGCGCTGCACGTCCAGGCACACCGCGTCCTGCGGCGCCACCCACAGCGCATCGCCGGACAGCACGTAGCGCCGACTCAGCGCCGGCGACAGTGTCTCCAGGCGCTGCCGCGAGGGCGTCACCCCGCACTGTACGAACAGGCTGTCGGCGTGCTTGCGGATGGTGGTACCGGCCGTCGGCAGCACCAGCGGGTAATCGCCAAGGTGTCCCAGCGCGGCGGCGCCGACGGCCAGCAGCGGGTGACCGGGGCGCACCACCAGGCTCATCGATTCGCTGTACAGGTGCTCGAAGGTCAGGCCCTGGATGTCCGGGCTGTCGGTCATGCGCCCGACCACCAGGTCCAGCTCGCCGACGCGCAACTGACCGAGCAGGTAGGCGCCCGGCCCAGTGGCAACACTGACCACCAGCGCCGAGTGACGCTGATGCAGGCGCCGCACCACCTCGGGAATCAGCAGGCTCTCTACGGTAGAAAGCACACCGACGCGCACCTGGCCGGCCTCGTGCTCACCTTCGCGAAGACTGTTCACCCCATCGCGCAGCGCCTGCACGCACGGGCCGGCGTAACGCATGAAGGCGACCCCAGCAGCGGTCAGACTCACCCCGTTCCTGCCCCGCTCGAACAGGCTGGCCTCGAGGATTTCTTCCAACTCCTTGAGGGTCTTGGAGATCGCCGGCTGGCTGACCGCCAGGGCATCGGCTGCCTTGGCGAAGCTGCGCTGGCGGGCGATTTCGAGAAAGCACAGCAGGTGGCGGAATTTGATACGGGTGTCGATGTTCATCGCAGGCACCGAAAACAGATGCCCGCGATGATGCCGCAAAGCACAGGCCTGGCACAGACGACAATTGGCAGGTTCGTCACTTTGGTCGCACTTGGCTGACCGTTGGGTCAGCTCTATGCTGCACCTTTTTGTGCGAGCCTGCCCGATGTCCCTGCCTGATCTGCTGCTGTTGGCCCTCGCCGGTTTCGCCGCTGGGGGCATGAATGCCCTGGCTGGCGGCGGTACCTTCTTCTCCTTCCCCGCCCTGCTCGCCGCCGGCCTGCCGCCGGTAACGGCCAATGCCACCAATGCCGTGGCGCTGTGGCCGGCCAGCCTGGCTGGTGCGTGGGCAGCACGCGCCTCGTTGCGGCCGCTGGGGCGTTATCTGCTTCCACTGCTGTTGGCCGGTCTGGCCGGCGGCCTGCTCGGCGGCCTGTTGCTGCTGGCCGGCGGCGACGATGTGTTCCGCGTGCTGATCCCCTGGCTATTGCTGGCCGCCACCGCGCTGTTCGCTGCCAGCCCCTGGCTGGGGCGCGCTCTGGCCGCGCGGCGCAAGGCCGCCGAGCATCCGCCGCACACGCCGTTGTCGCTGGGTGCACACATCGGCGTGTCGATCTACGGCGGCTACTTCGGCGCCGGTATGGGCATTCTGCAACTGGCCGCGTTTTCCATCGAAGGCCACCCGCTGGCCCGCGCCAATGCGCTGAAAAACCTGATCTCGGCGGTGATCTACAGCATCGCCACGCTGACCTTCGTCATCGCCGGCCGGGTCAGCTGGTACGAGCTGGCGATCCTGCTCACCGGCGCCACCATCGGCGGTTATGCCGGTGGCGCACTGGGCGAGAAGCTGCCGCCGGCACTGCTGCGCAGCTTCGTCATCCTGGTCGGCAGCACGATGACCCTGTACTACTTCTGGAGCACCTACTTCTCGGCGTAAAAACCAGCCCTGCGAAAAATAGACCGGACAGTGTCCGAGCACGCCTAATGCCACTCAGTTAGGCGTCGACGTATCGAATGTGTTAGGAGCGGCGCCCCGCCGCGAATCAAGGCGCCGCGAATTTGAAAAGCTTCGCCCCGAGGCGGGGCTCCTACGAATGATCGCGTTGAATCGACATTACCCAGGCGCACGGCTATGCGCCTCCAAAACCCGCTGATTTGCCCGAGAGGCCCGCCTCTGCTAGTGTCGCGCCCGTTTCTACGCTTCCCGAGACCCGCCGCCATGGCCCGCAAAAAAGCCGCCCCCGACTTCGAACACTCCCTCGCCGAGCTTCAAACGCTGGTCGAGCGCCTGGAGAGCGGCGAGCTGTCGCTGGAAGACTCGCTGACTGCTTTCGAGCAGGGCATCGGCCTAACCCGTGAGTGCCAGGCCGCCCTGGCCCAGGCCGAGCAGAAGGTACAGATTCTGCTCGAGCGCGACGGTGAGTTGCAGCCCGCCCCCTTCGACACGGACGAGCCCGCATGATTGCGGCGTATCAGAAACGCTGCCAGACCCGCGTCGACACTGCACTGGAAGCGCTGTTTCAAGCTCCACGCACAGAGCTCGAACGCCTCTACCAGGCCATGCGCTACAGCGTGATGAACGGCGGCAAGCGCGTGCGCCCGCTGCTGGTCTATGCCGCTTGCGAGGCTCTCGAAGGTGATCTCGAACGTGCCGATGGCGCTGCCTGTGCGGTGGAGCTGATCCATGCCTACTCGCTGGTGCACGACGATCTGCCGGCGATGGACGATGACGACCTGCGTCGCGGTCAGCCGACCACCCACAAGGCCTTCGACGAAGCCAGTGCCATCCTTGCTGGCGATGGTCTGCAAAGCCTGGCCTTCGAAGTGCTCGCCGACCACCGGCGCAATCCGCAGGATGCCGAGACGCGCCTGCAGATGATCGAGTTGCTGAGCCAGGCTGCAGGCCCGGCCGGCATGGTCGGCGGTCAAGCCATCGACCTTGGCTCGGTCGGCCTGCAACTCGACCAGCAGGCGCTGGAAGTGATGCACCGGCACAAGACCGGCGCGCTGATCGAAGCCAGCGTGGCGCTCGGCGCCCTGGCCAGTGGCAACACCGACGAACTGGCGCACAAGGCCCTGTTGCAATACGCCCGCGCCATCGGCCTGGCCTTCCAGGTGCAGGACGACATCCTCGACGTGGAGAGCGATACCGCCACCCTGGGCAAGACCCAGGGCAAGGACGAAGCCCACGACAAGCCCACCTACCCCGCCCTGCTTGGCCTCGACGCGGCCAAGGACTACGCACTGGAGCTGCGCGACCAGGCCCTGCACGTGCTGCGCCCGTTCGGCAACAGCGCCGAACCGCTGCGCGAGCTGGCGCGCTACATAGTCGAACGACGCAGCTAGGCCGCTGTTGTGGGGGCGGCTTCAGCCGCGATAGCCGCCCCGCTCCATCATTGTCATCTATGACCGCATGATCGCCGCATAAGGCTTGCTTTACCCACGCGACCAGCCTCCTAAGATGGCTCCATAACGACAAGACGTCCGGAGCCGCCATGCCCTTCCCCGCCCTGCTGATCGCCAACCGCGGCGAGATCGCCATTCGTATCGCCCAGGCCTGCGCCGACCTCGGTATCCGCAGCGTCGCTGTGTACGCCGAGGACGACAGCGCCTGCCTGCACACGCGCAAGGCAGATCAGGCCGTGGCGCTGGCGGGACGCGGCCCGGCGGCCTATCTGGATATGGATCAGCTCATTGGCATCGCCCGTGAACAGGGCTGTGCAGCCATCCACCCCGGCTACGGTTTTCTCGCCGAGAACGCCGAGTTCGCCCGCCGTTGCCAGGCTGCCCGGCTGACCTTCGTCGGCCCGACGCCGGAAACCCTGCAGCTTTTCGGCGACAAGGCCGCCGCCCGTGATCTCGCCGAGCGCTGCGACGTACCACTGGTGCCCGGTATCAACCAGGCGGTGACGCCAGAGCAGGCCAAGGCCTTTCTCGCCGAACACGGCAGCGTGATGCTCAAGGCCCTGGCCGGCGGTGGCGGGCGCGGTATGCGTGCAGTGGACGAGCCGGCGCAACTGGCCGAGGCCTTTGCCCGTTGCGCCTCCGAGGCCCAGGGCGCCTTTGGCAGTGGCGCGCTTTACGTGGAAAAGCGCGTACGCCGCGCCCGGCATATCGAAGTGCAGGTACTCGGCGACGGCAGTGGCGCAGTCAGCCACCTGTGGGAGCGCGACTGCAGCCTGCAGCGCCGCCATCAGAAGCTGGTGGAGATCGCGCCCAGCCCCGATCTGGATGTGGTTACCCGTGACGCGATCATCGCCAGCGCCCTGCGCCTGGCCGCCGAGGTGCAGTATCGCGGCATCGGCACCTTCGAGTTCCTCCTCGACCTCGACCAACCAGGACGCTTCTACTTCATGGAGGCCAATCCGCGCGTGCAGGTGGAGCACACCGTCACCGAGCAGGTCACCGGTGTCGACCTGCTGCACACGCAACTGCACCTGGCCGCCGGCAGCAGCCTGGCCGAACTGAAGCTGCTCACACCGCCCGCGACCAACGGTTATGCCGTGCAGGTGCGCCTGAATCTGGAAACCCTGCTCGCCGACGGTACGACGCGCCCGGCCAGCGGCGTGCTCAGCGCTTACCAGCCGCCCAGCGGCCCCGGCCTGCGTGTGGATGGCTGCGGCTATGCCGGCTACACCGTCAGCCCGGCCTACGATTCGCTGATCGCCAAGCTGATCGCCAGCGCCGGTGACTACCCCGGTGCCCTGCGCCGTGCCTATCGGGGGCTGTGCGAGTTCCGCCTCGACGGCGTGGCGAGCAACCTGCACCTGCTGCAGAACCTGCTGCACTGCGAGGCGGTGATCGCCAATCAGGTCGACACCACCTACGTCGAACGCCAACTGGACGCCCTGCTGGCAGCCCGCGCACAGGCCCACCCGCACCGCTACTTCGCCACTGACGCCTCGCTGCATAGCGCCAAGGCCACTGTCGATGCACCGCCCGGCACCTTGGCCCTGAGCGCCCCCAACGCTGGCGTGCTGGTCAGCCTGGAGGTAGCCGAGGGCGATGCCGTAGCCACTGGCCAGCGCATCGCCGTGCTGGAAGCAATGAAAATGGAGTTCGAGGTCAAGGCCGAGCACAGCGGCATCGTCCGTGCGTTGGCCGTGGCCCCCGGTGACGCCATCGGTGAGGGCCAGGCGCTGGCATTCCTGGAGCCAGCCGAGGTGGATGGCCTCGACGCCCACGGCGAGCAGGCAGTCGACCTGGCGCATATCCGCGCCGATCTGGCCGAGGTACTGGAACGCCACGCGCGCCTGACCGATGCGGGTCGCCCCGAGGCCGTGGCGAAAAGGCGCAAGACCGGCCAGCGCACCGTGCGGGAAAACCTGGCGGACTTGCTCGATGCAGACAGCTTTATCGAATACGGCGCCATGGCCCTGGCCGCCCAGCGCCGTCGGCGTTCGCCCGAGGAGCTGCTGGAGCTGAGCCCGGCCGACGGCCTGGTCGCCGGAATCGGCACGGTGAACGCCGCGAGTTTCGGCGCCGAGGCCGCGCGCTGCATGGCCATCGCCTACGACTACACGGTGTTCGCCGGTACTCAGGGCGTGATGAACCACAAGAAGACCGACCGCATGCTGGCCCTGGCCGAGCAATGGCGCCTGCCGGTGGTGCTGTTCGCCGAAGGCGGCGGCGGCCGCCCGGGCGATACCGACTTCGTCGGCGTAGCCGGGCTGGACTGTCATACCTTCGTGGCCATGGCCAAACTCTCCGGTCTGGTGCCGACCGTGGGCGTGGTCTCCGGCCGCTGCTTCGCCGGCAACGCCGCGCTGCTTGGTTGCTGCGACGTGATCATCGCAACGAGGAACGCGACCATCGGCATGGCCGGCCCGGCGATGATCGAAGGTGGCGGCCTCGGCAGTTTCACCCCCGAGCAGGTCGGCCCGACCAGCGTGCAAGGCCCCAACGGGGTGATCGACGTGCTGGTGGAGGACGAAACCGCAGCGGTTGCCGTGGCCAAGCAATACCTGGGCTATTTCCAAGGCTCGTTACCCGGCTGGCAATGCAGCGATAGCCGCGAGTTGCGCCAGGTGATCCCGGAAAACCGCCTGCGCGTGTACGACATCCGCAAGGTGATCGAGCTGCTCGCCGATCACGGTAGCGTGCTGGAACTGCGCCGCCAGTTCGCACCCGGCCTGATCACCGCGCTGATTCGTATCGAAGGCAAGCCCTTCGGCCTTATCGCCAACAACCCCGCGCACCTGGGCGGCGCCATCGATGCGGTGGCCGGCGACAAGGCCGCGCGTTTTTTGCAACTGTGCGAGGCCCATGACCTGCCCATCGTCTCGCTGTGCGACACCCCCGGCTTCATGGTCGGGCCGGAGGCGGAGAAACAGGCCACGGTGCGCCACGTCTCGCGCCTGTTCGTCACCGCCGCCAGCCTCACGGTGCCGTTCTTCACCCTGGTGCTGCGCAAGGGCTATGGCCTCGGCGCCCAGGCCATGGCGGCCGGCAGCTTCCATTCGCCGCTGTTCACCGCCGCCTGGCCCAGTGGCGAATTCGGCGCCATGGGCCTGGAAGGTGCAGTGCGCCTGGGTTTTGCCAAGGAACTGGCGGCCCAGCCGGACGAAGCCGCGCGCCAGGCACTGTTCGACAAGCTGGTGGCCAAGGCCTACGACAACGGCAAGGCGCTGAACATGGCCAGCTATCTTGAGATCGACGCGGTGATCGACCCGGCCGACAGCCGCGCCTGGCTGCTGCGCGGGCTCAATGCGGCGCCGCGTCCACCCCGACGCGACGGCAAGAAACGTCCCTTCATCGACACCTGGTAAGGAATTGGCGATGTCCGCGTTAGCTGTTGCCAAGCAGTTCCGGGAAGGTTCGGAGCCTTGTAGGGTGGGCTTTAGCCCACGCTGACCGTCGGCGATGGGCTGAAGCGGAGCGCCGCCCGGCCCACCCTACGGCCCTTTACCCCCCAACATTTAACTCAGGCATAGCCAGGGAATTATCCATGCACCTCGATCACCGCCTGCTCGCCGTCAACGGCATTGAACTCAGCCTGTACAGCGCCGGCCCCAAGCACGGCAAGCCGGTGTGGCTGCTGCATGGTTTTCCCGAGTGCTGGTACGCCTGGAATCCGCAGATCGAGGCTCTGGCCGCCGCTGGCTATCGCGTGTTCGCCCCGGAAATGCGTGGCTACGGCGCCAGCAGCGCGCCGGCTGATCCGACGGCCTATGACCTGCTCACCCTGTGCGGCGATATCCAGGCGGCGATGGATATGCTCGGCCAGCGTGAGGTGGCGGTGGTCGGCCACGACTGGGGCGCGCCGGTGGCCTGGCACCTGGCACTGCTGGAGCCGCAGCGGGTCAAGGCGCTCGGCGCACTGTCGGTGCCCTTCGGCGGCCGGCCGAAACGCCCGGCCATCGAGATGATGCGCGAGGCCTACGCCGGGCGTTTCCACTACATCCTGTATTTCCAGCAACCGGGCGTGGCCGAGGCCGAGCTGGACGAAGACATCGGCCGCAGCCTGCGCCTGCTGCTCGGCGGCCTCGGCGATGCCCTGCTGGCAACGGACAAACCAGCCGATGCGCGACTGTTCGATGGCATGCCGGATGACCTGCCACTGCCGCCCTGGTGCAACGAGGCGATGTTCGCCCACTACCTGCGCACCTTCGAGCGCCACGGCTTTCGCGGCGCGCTGAACTGGTACCGCAACTTCGAGCGCAACTGGCAACGCACCGAGGCCCTGGCCGAGCTTCAGGTGGAGCAGCCAACGCTATTCCTGCTCGGCGAGCATGATCCGGTGGGCCGCTTCGAGGCGCCGACGCTGAAACGCATGGGCGACAAGGTGCCGCACCTGGAACGCCATGACCTGCCCGGCGCCGGCCATTGGCTGCAGGCCGAATGCGGCGAGCGGGTCAACGCCCTGCTGCTGGATTTTCTCGCACGAAACTACCGGTAACGCCGATGTGGTCAGCAGATTGGGCTGTTTTCCCGGCATCAGGTAAACTGCCGCATCTTTTACACCTATAACGATTCGCCTGATGCCGACCACTTTCCACGAGATCCCCCGCGAGCGCCCGTTGACGCCGCTGCTCGACAGCGCCAACACGCCCGACGAACTGCGCCGCCTGGCCGAAGCGGACCTGGAAACCCTCGCTGACGAACTGCGCCAATACCTGCTCTACAGCGTTGGCCAGAGCGGCGGGCACTTCGGTGCCGGGCTCGGCGTGATCGAGCTGACCATCGCCCTGCACTACGTCTTCGACACCCCCGATGACCGCCTGGTGTGGGACGTCGGCCATCAGGCCTACCCGCACAAGATCCTCACCGGCCGGCGCGAGCGCATGGGCACGCTGCGCCAGAAAGACGGCCTGGCCGCCTTCCCGCGGCGCAGCGAGAGCGAGTACGACACCTTCGGCGTCGGCCACTCCAGCACCAGCATCAGCGCGGCCCTTGGCATGGCCATCGCCGCCCGCCTGAAGGGCGAGAAGCGCAAGAGCGTGGCAGTGATCGGTGACGGCGCACTGACCGCCGGCATGGCCTTCGAAGCGCTCAACCACGCCACCGACGTCGGCGCCAACATGCTGGTGATCCTCAACGACAACGACATGTCGATCTCCAAGAATGTCGGCGGCCTGTCCAACTACCTGGCCAAGATCATCTCCAGCCGCACCTACGCCAGCATGCGCGAGGGCAGCAAGAAGATCCTCTCGCGCCTGCCCGGCGCCTGGGAAATCGCGCGCAAGGTCGAGGAACACGCCAAGGGCATGCTGGTACCCGGCACCCTGTTCGAGGAACTGGGCTGGAACTACGTCGGCCCCATCGACGGCCACGACCTGCCGACCCTGCTGGCTACATTACGCAATATGCGCGACCTCGACGGCCCGCAGTTCCTGCATGTGGTGACCAAGAAGGGCAAGGGCTTCGCCCCGGCCGAGGCCGATCCCATCGGCTACCACGCCATCACCAAGCTGGAACCGGTGACCCCGGTCGCCGCGCCGCTCTCTAGCCCGAAGCGGCCAAGCGGCCCGAAATACTCCAACGTGTTCGGTCAGTGGCTGTGCGACATGGCCGCAGCCGATAACCGCCTGGTCGGCATCACCCCGGCGATGAAGGAAGGCTCCGACCTAGTGGATTTCAGCGAGCGCTTCCCCGAGCGCTACTTCGACGTCGCCATTGCCGAGCAGCACGCCGTGACCCTGGCCGCTGGCATGGCCTGCGAAGGTGCCAAGCCGGTGGTGGCGATCTACTCCACCTTCCTTCAGCGCGCCTATGACCAGTTGATCCACGACGTCGCCGTGCAGCACCTCGACGTGCTGTTCGCCATCGACCGCGCCGGCCTGGTTGGCGAAGACGGCCCGACTCACGCGGGCAGCTTCGACCTGTCCTACCTGCGCTGCATCCCCGGCATGCTGGTGATGACGCCGAGCGACGAGAACGAGCTGCGCCGCATGCTCACCACCGGCCACCTGTTCGACGGCCCGGCGGCGGTGCGCTATCCGCGCGGCACCGGCCCCAACGCGCCGCTCGATGCCGGCCTGGAGCCGCTGGAGATCGGCAAGGCAGTGGTGCGCCGCCAAGGCAAGGGCGTCGCCCTGCTGGCCTTCGGCGTGCAACTGGCCGAAGCCCTGCGCGTCGGTGAAACGCTGGACGCCACGGTGGTCGACATGCGCTTCGTCAAACCGCTGGACGAAGCCCTGCTGCGCGAACTGGCAGGCAGCCACGAGCTGCTGGTGACCATCGAAGAAAACAGCATCATGGGCGGCGCCGGTAGCGCGGTCAGCGAATTCTTCGCCGCCGAGAACATCCAGCTGCCGATGCTGCACCTGGGCCTGCCGGACTACTACGTCGAGCACGCCAAGCCGAGCCAGATGCTCGCCGAGTGCGGCCTCGACGAAGCAGGGATCGAACGCGCGGTACGTGAGCGTCTGAGTTTGCTGCAGGCCTGAGCATGAAGCCCGCTCATCGCTATATGAGCGGCGCTTGCTTGTGATTCATATGCGCGCGCACTAAGGTGCGCGCCATTCATGTTCCGCCAGGGTGCGCTGCGCAAGCGGCGTTAAACGGGAAGCCGGTGCGCTCGTCATGAGCAATCCCGGCGCTGCCCCCGCAACGGTAATCGACTGCACGCTCTGAGCGTGCGCCGCGTTCAACAGCCACTGGGCCCTGCCTGGGAAGGCGGACGCGGGTCGAGAGCCCGGAGACCGGCCCAGGCGGTGCGACTGGTGTTGCGGAGGGCAGCACGGTCAAGCGCTGCCCTGCCTGCGCTTGCACCTGCCCTCCTTGACCGTCTGCCGACCGTTGAGGAAAGATAATGAAACTGTCTCGTCTGGCTCTGGCCATCGCCGTCATGCCAGGTCTCTCGCTGGCCGCCGAGCCCTACGTGGCCGAGCCGCTGGTCGTCACCTCCGGACGCCTGGCCGAACCGCAAGCA
Proteins encoded in this window:
- the pcaQ gene encoding pca operon transcription factor PcaQ, whose amino-acid sequence is MNIDTRIKFRHLLCFLEIARQRSFAKAADALAVSQPAISKTLKELEEILEASLFERGRNGVSLTAAGVAFMRYAGPCVQALRDGVNSLREGEHEAGQVRVGVLSTVESLLIPEVVRRLHQRHSALVVSVATGPGAYLLGQLRVGELDLVVGRMTDSPDIQGLTFEHLYSESMSLVVRPGHPLLAVGAAALGHLGDYPLVLPTAGTTIRKHADSLFVQCGVTPSRQRLETLSPALSRRYVLSGDALWVAPQDAVCLDVQRGELVELQLGVQEPGGSVGICRNSALALPLPAEQFCAALREVAEAYREGLFL
- a CDS encoding sulfite exporter TauE/SafE family protein, with product MSLPDLLLLALAGFAAGGMNALAGGGTFFSFPALLAAGLPPVTANATNAVALWPASLAGAWAARASLRPLGRYLLPLLLAGLAGGLLGGLLLLAGGDDVFRVLIPWLLLAATALFAASPWLGRALAARRKAAEHPPHTPLSLGAHIGVSIYGGYFGAGMGILQLAAFSIEGHPLARANALKNLISAVIYSIATLTFVIAGRVSWYELAILLTGATIGGYAGGALGEKLPPALLRSFVILVGSTMTLYYFWSTYFSA
- a CDS encoding exodeoxyribonuclease VII small subunit, encoding MARKKAAPDFEHSLAELQTLVERLESGELSLEDSLTAFEQGIGLTRECQAALAQAEQKVQILLERDGELQPAPFDTDEPA
- a CDS encoding polyprenyl synthetase family protein, which encodes MIAAYQKRCQTRVDTALEALFQAPRTELERLYQAMRYSVMNGGKRVRPLLVYAACEALEGDLERADGAACAVELIHAYSLVHDDLPAMDDDDLRRGQPTTHKAFDEASAILAGDGLQSLAFEVLADHRRNPQDAETRLQMIELLSQAAGPAGMVGGQAIDLGSVGLQLDQQALEVMHRHKTGALIEASVALGALASGNTDELAHKALLQYARAIGLAFQVQDDILDVESDTATLGKTQGKDEAHDKPTYPALLGLDAAKDYALELRDQALHVLRPFGNSAEPLRELARYIVERRS
- a CDS encoding carboxyl transferase domain-containing protein yields the protein MPFPALLIANRGEIAIRIAQACADLGIRSVAVYAEDDSACLHTRKADQAVALAGRGPAAYLDMDQLIGIAREQGCAAIHPGYGFLAENAEFARRCQAARLTFVGPTPETLQLFGDKAAARDLAERCDVPLVPGINQAVTPEQAKAFLAEHGSVMLKALAGGGGRGMRAVDEPAQLAEAFARCASEAQGAFGSGALYVEKRVRRARHIEVQVLGDGSGAVSHLWERDCSLQRRHQKLVEIAPSPDLDVVTRDAIIASALRLAAEVQYRGIGTFEFLLDLDQPGRFYFMEANPRVQVEHTVTEQVTGVDLLHTQLHLAAGSSLAELKLLTPPATNGYAVQVRLNLETLLADGTTRPASGVLSAYQPPSGPGLRVDGCGYAGYTVSPAYDSLIAKLIASAGDYPGALRRAYRGLCEFRLDGVASNLHLLQNLLHCEAVIANQVDTTYVERQLDALLAARAQAHPHRYFATDASLHSAKATVDAPPGTLALSAPNAGVLVSLEVAEGDAVATGQRIAVLEAMKMEFEVKAEHSGIVRALAVAPGDAIGEGQALAFLEPAEVDGLDAHGEQAVDLAHIRADLAEVLERHARLTDAGRPEAVAKRRKTGQRTVRENLADLLDADSFIEYGAMALAAQRRRRSPEELLELSPADGLVAGIGTVNAASFGAEAARCMAIAYDYTVFAGTQGVMNHKKTDRMLALAEQWRLPVVLFAEGGGGRPGDTDFVGVAGLDCHTFVAMAKLSGLVPTVGVVSGRCFAGNAALLGCCDVIIATRNATIGMAGPAMIEGGGLGSFTPEQVGPTSVQGPNGVIDVLVEDETAAVAVAKQYLGYFQGSLPGWQCSDSRELRQVIPENRLRVYDIRKVIELLADHGSVLELRRQFAPGLITALIRIEGKPFGLIANNPAHLGGAIDAVAGDKAARFLQLCEAHDLPIVSLCDTPGFMVGPEAEKQATVRHVSRLFVTAASLTVPFFTLVLRKGYGLGAQAMAAGSFHSPLFTAAWPSGEFGAMGLEGAVRLGFAKELAAQPDEAARQALFDKLVAKAYDNGKALNMASYLEIDAVIDPADSRAWLLRGLNAAPRPPRRDGKKRPFIDTW
- a CDS encoding alpha/beta fold hydrolase — translated: MHLDHRLLAVNGIELSLYSAGPKHGKPVWLLHGFPECWYAWNPQIEALAAAGYRVFAPEMRGYGASSAPADPTAYDLLTLCGDIQAAMDMLGQREVAVVGHDWGAPVAWHLALLEPQRVKALGALSVPFGGRPKRPAIEMMREAYAGRFHYILYFQQPGVAEAELDEDIGRSLRLLLGGLGDALLATDKPADARLFDGMPDDLPLPPWCNEAMFAHYLRTFERHGFRGALNWYRNFERNWQRTEALAELQVEQPTLFLLGEHDPVGRFEAPTLKRMGDKVPHLERHDLPGAGHWLQAECGERVNALLLDFLARNYR
- the dxs gene encoding 1-deoxy-D-xylulose-5-phosphate synthase codes for the protein MPTTFHEIPRERPLTPLLDSANTPDELRRLAEADLETLADELRQYLLYSVGQSGGHFGAGLGVIELTIALHYVFDTPDDRLVWDVGHQAYPHKILTGRRERMGTLRQKDGLAAFPRRSESEYDTFGVGHSSTSISAALGMAIAARLKGEKRKSVAVIGDGALTAGMAFEALNHATDVGANMLVILNDNDMSISKNVGGLSNYLAKIISSRTYASMREGSKKILSRLPGAWEIARKVEEHAKGMLVPGTLFEELGWNYVGPIDGHDLPTLLATLRNMRDLDGPQFLHVVTKKGKGFAPAEADPIGYHAITKLEPVTPVAAPLSSPKRPSGPKYSNVFGQWLCDMAAADNRLVGITPAMKEGSDLVDFSERFPERYFDVAIAEQHAVTLAAGMACEGAKPVVAIYSTFLQRAYDQLIHDVAVQHLDVLFAIDRAGLVGEDGPTHAGSFDLSYLRCIPGMLVMTPSDENELRRMLTTGHLFDGPAAVRYPRGTGPNAPLDAGLEPLEIGKAVVRRQGKGVALLAFGVQLAEALRVGETLDATVVDMRFVKPLDEALLRELAGSHELLVTIEENSIMGGAGSAVSEFFAAENIQLPMLHLGLPDYYVEHAKPSQMLAECGLDEAGIERAVRERLSLLQA